One genomic region from Anabaena sp. PCC 7108 encodes:
- a CDS encoding DUF4327 family protein translates to MDTAIKYDIQMIKEEALQLVKRGLLNRQQPIYTLCKYLPNREWNYFEYELEKNEYLLRDRIIDLLGCEDWQED, encoded by the coding sequence ATGGATACCGCTATTAAATATGACATTCAAATGATAAAGGAAGAAGCACTTCAACTTGTAAAAAGGGGACTTCTTAACCGTCAACAGCCAATTTATACTCTTTGTAAATATCTTCCTAACCGAGAATGGAATTATTTTGAGTATGAGCTAGAAAAAAACGAATATTTACTCAGAGACAGAATTATTGATCTGCTGGGTTGTGAAGACTGGCAAGAAGATTAA
- a CDS encoding chemotaxis protein CheB, protein MAISYKDKVITMRLNRKGCDGVIGVKAIHKLSGITIVENSNPAEFKDIHSVAIKTDKIESSTAR, encoded by the coding sequence ATAGCAATAAGTTACAAAGATAAAGTTATCACCATGAGACTAAATAGAAAAGGCTGTGACGGGGTAATAGGTGTAAAAGCTATTCACAAACTGTCCGGTATCACCATTGTGGAAAATTCAAACCCTGCAGAATTCAAGGATATCCATTCAGTAGCAATTAAAACCGATAAAATAGAGTCTAGTACCGCAAGGTAG
- a CDS encoding diguanylate cyclase domain-containing protein — MTYLIQVDVAIDIITSQQDSSYRTQAYMKTVPKIRTAVTQISFASLQLMELLPVGVCFLQHNGIVSFWNSCLEEWTNISREEILGKNIFSYFSHLNFQDYIEQLNQTLQAGKVTVFSPHVYPNFFHCLTKSLRFRSLQVTATPIITTENIGFDALLCVQDMTNSLDICHQYLVDQKLQPNFDITDCLQIEENLRQANSELRRLVNLDGLTEIANRRCFDAVINLEWQRLQREKMPLSLILCDLDYFKSYNDCYGHPAGDECLRQVAQAIARTCKRPADLVARYGGEEFAILLPNTPLEGAVNFAQQIQQQIANLCIPHNNSSVSNYVTLSMGIASIVPVPDYSPAYLIKNADISLYAAKNQGRNTYSYVAPLG, encoded by the coding sequence ATGACATACCTCATTCAAGTGGATGTAGCTATAGATATTATAACAAGTCAGCAAGATTCAAGTTACCGAACACAAGCTTATATGAAGACAGTCCCAAAAATCAGGACAGCAGTTACACAAATTTCATTTGCATCATTACAATTGATGGAACTTCTTCCTGTTGGGGTATGTTTTTTACAACATAATGGCATAGTCAGTTTTTGGAACTCGTGCCTGGAAGAGTGGACAAATATTTCCAGAGAAGAAATTTTGGGTAAAAATATATTTTCATATTTTTCCCATCTCAATTTTCAAGATTATATCGAACAATTGAACCAAACTCTACAAGCTGGAAAAGTGACTGTTTTTTCCCCTCATGTGTACCCGAATTTTTTTCATTGTCTAACTAAATCCTTACGTTTTCGTTCGTTACAAGTGACAGCAACACCAATTATCACCACAGAAAATATAGGTTTTGATGCCTTGTTGTGTGTGCAAGATATGACTAACTCATTGGATATTTGCCATCAATATCTGGTTGATCAAAAATTACAACCAAATTTTGATATTACAGATTGCTTGCAGATAGAGGAAAATCTTAGGCAAGCTAATTCTGAATTACGACGGTTAGTCAATCTTGATGGATTAACAGAAATTGCCAATCGTCGATGTTTTGATGCTGTGATCAATTTAGAATGGCAGCGACTACAACGGGAAAAAATGCCGTTATCATTAATCCTCTGTGATTTGGATTATTTTAAAAGCTATAATGACTGTTATGGTCATCCAGCTGGTGATGAGTGTTTGCGACAAGTTGCTCAAGCAATCGCACGCACCTGTAAACGTCCGGCCGATTTAGTTGCTCGTTATGGTGGTGAAGAGTTTGCTATTTTGCTGCCTAACACCCCTTTAGAAGGAGCGGTTAATTTTGCTCAACAGATTCAACAACAAATAGCTAACTTATGTATTCCCCACAATAATTCTTCAGTTAGCAATTATGTCACATTAAGTATGGGCATTGCTAGTATTGTCCCAGTTCCAGATTATTCACCAGCATACTTAATTAAAAATGCAGACATATCACTATATGCAGCTAAAAACCAAGGACGCAATACATATTCTTATGTTGCACCTTTGGGGTAA